CCCTCTGGTGCCTACCGCGATATCTCCAGTATTAAAAACAATGCGTTTGGTATCTTTCTCAAAAGCGATACCCGAGCCTGGGCGCATTTCCCAACCTTCTCCGCGATTGTAAAAAACACTATCCTTTATTTTATAATCTACCCATGGTGCTACTTGGTAAACGATATTTCCTTTTAATGTATCGTTTTCGATAATTTGGATTTGGGAGATTTGTGGTTTTTCAAAATCAATAGAAAGGTTCTTGATCTTTACGTTTGTACTACCAATTAATGCAATTGGCAACATCCTTCCATGAAACATCAAGTCTGCACCTTTTCCATCTAGCGTTATGTTTTTCCAACCTTCTAATGCGATACCTACTATTTTAGGGTTATCCTGATCATGGTTAGAAATGTAATATTCTTTCCTTTGTGCACCTTCTGGATAAAAATCATATCGCCCTTTTTGGAATTGAATAACGATAGATACCTGATCATTGTTTTCACTTTTAATCTTTTGAACTACGGTATTCAATAATACAGAAGTATTCTTCCCCGTACCTGGTAAAATGCCATAATCGGCAAGTTTGTAGATTTTGGTTTTAGTTTGAGCTTTTACTGAATTCATTAAGCCGATGACTAACAACATCAACAAGATGATTTTACTGTAGGAGTTAAGGGTATATTCTTTATGATTTGACATTATAAAATTAATTGAGTTTTGCTGAAAGTATCTCTTTGAGCTCTCCGTTAACACGAAGCTTTACCTTCTCTGGTTTTTTAGAATAAATTTGATAACTGACTACCTTCCCATCTAACCATTTACAATTAACAGTAAAGCCGCCTCTAGCTTTAAGTCCATTAAACTCACCTGCTTTAGCCCACGCTTCTGGTATCGAAGGCAATAGGTGAATTTCACCAGCATGGCTTTGCAATAACATTTCGGCCATTGCCGCACTAATCCCAAAATTTCCATCTAACTGGAAAGGAGGATGATTGGCAAATAAATTCGGCAAGGTGTTATAGGTTAAGAGACCTCTAATCATCATACCAGCCTTTTCACCATCGCCCAATCTCGCCCATAAGGCAGCTCGCCATGGCCAAGTCCAAGAACGCCTGCTATCGCCAACGGTAGACTCAACTGTAAATGGTGTATTTATGTTTTTGCCATAGTTACCACTTCTGCTTCTCAAAGAAATAATAGCGGCGTTCGCAAAATCAGGCGTGTTCGTCTTACTTATCTGACGGCCTGGATATACGGCAAAAAGTTGAGAAGTATGGCGGTGTTGGTCATCTGGATCGTCACGATCTTCTTGCCATTCTTGTAATTGTCCCCATTTTCCAATTTTATTAGGAGCGAGCTTTTTTTGCATTTCTGCTACTTTCTTTTGATAAACAGCATCTACACCAAGTTCTTTAGCGGCTAAAAGGTAATTTTGGAATAAGTCCCAAACTATTTGTTGGTCATGCATTACTCCATCTTCTCTTGGTCCATGTTCTGGAGACCAGCCATTCGGAACCATTAAAGTTCTATCTTTAGTTAGCTTTAAACGATCTTCCCAGAACTGACAAAGTTCTTTTAAAATGGGATAAGCGGTATTTTGCAAGTACGATTTATCTCTAGTAAAATCCCAATGTTCAAATAAATGCTGAGCATACCAAGCACTAGCAGGAATATTCCATTCCCAACCATTACCTCCAAAAATACTCTGACTTGTTCTTGCTGTCCAGCCTCGTGTATTTTCGCCAAAGGCTTTGCGTGTAGCTATGCGATTAGGTTCCTGAGCGGCTACAATAAAATCGATCAATGGTACATGACATTGAGATAAATTTGTTGATTCTGCTGCCCAGTAATTCATTTGAATGTTAATGTTATTATGATAATCACTTGCCCATGCAGGTTTATTACTGTTGTTCCACAAACCTTGTAAATTGGCAGGAAGTCCGCCTGGCCTTGATGAACTTACCAAAAGATAACGACCATATTGAAAAAGTAACTCCTCAAGATCTGGATCTTTAACACCACTGGCATATTTTTTTAACCTTAAATCAATTGGAAGAGCTAATTGTTCTTGGACTGTCTCGCCAATATTGATGATAGCAGCATCCGTTAATTTACTGATATCCTTAATATGTCTACTTAATAATTTAGTATAACTCAATTGATTTGCAGCCGTTAATTCCTTATCTATCCTTGGCATTGGATCCTCGCCTCGCCAACCTGAAATGTAGCTAGGTTTATAATTGGTACGTGCATCGAGGTAAAAGATAATTGAATTACAATTTTTAAAGCTAATTATATTGCCTTCTATATTAACAGCGCCACCACTTTGAACTAATTTTAGCTTTGCAGCATATGTCAATTGATTAGGCATTTCTCCAATAAAACTCAATCCGTCTACACTTGAAGTACTAATTGCTCCTTGCGCTGATAACATGGAAACTTTGCCTGATAGCGCTCCTTTTTTACTAGCAGTATACCTGAAAACCATAACTTGATCAGGATAACTAGCAAAAGCTTCACGAGTATAAGTAACTCCGTTTAGCTCGAAAGTGGTAGTGTGTATACCAGTACTAACATTCAATTCCCTACGATAATCTTTTACTGCATCTACTTGATCAAAATTGATGATAAACTCTCCAAAGTTGCGGTAAGAGCCAAAACCACGGTCGCCAGTTTGGTATTCGCCATCCCAATTGTTATCACCCGACCAAAGGCTTTGCTCGTTAAACTGGATGCGTTCTGTTTTAATACCTCCGTATAACATCGCCCCAATCCGTCCATTACCAATAGGCAATGCTTCTCGCTCCCATTTTTCAGCAGGTTGCTGATACCAAAGTTTATTTTTATTTCCTGTATCAGCTTTTGCTGCAATTACGCTAAGTAATAATAACACGAAAGTTAGGCTGCTAAAGTTTTTCATCTTTTAATTAAATTGACATTAGAGATTAAAGCTACACAAACGTTTGTTTTTGATTAGCATCTGGATGCAATTAATGGGTTGCACTTAAATCGGTTATTAATTGTTCGTTCAATCGTTTATTATAGACCTTTAGTTCTGAGACTAATCCATAAACTCCATTTTTGGCATCTCCTAACTCGCTTAATGGGAAGACGAGTGTCTGTATCCTATTCATTGTATCTTTTGTATTGACAAAGCTTAACTTTTTACCTTCCATTTTTTGGACTAGCTTTCCATCCACATATAACCAAGTACCTTTTTCATTTCCTGTAATTACAACTTTATAAGCTTTATCTTGTTCAAATACAAAGTCGAAAAGATCAGTATAGTTCTCTCTACTAAAACCTAATCTTAATCCATCACTTTTTAATAAAAATACCCTGGCATTTTCAGATTGAAACAAAGTTACATCAGCATTGCTTCCCATTGCAGGTTGTAAGGTAAAGGCAACTGAATAGGGATAGCCAATTTCCTTTAAAGGTAATTGAATTGATTTGGCACTTTTATCTAACAAATCTTTCTTTAAAACTAATGAATCAGCAGTTGCTGAAGGAACAATTGCTCGCATATTTAGTCCTGGACCCTCGCCAATGTTAATGCTGTTTTTAGCAAAGTTATTCCAATCAGACTGCGCTGTTTTTCCTGCCCACATTTTTTCTGCTAACACTTGCATCGCTGGAAAAACCCTTTGATGGACGTCTTTCATTGTAATTCCATTTCCTACATGGTCATTCCATACGGCAAACATCCCTCCTCTTATTTTAGGATGTCCCATTAGGAAGCTTACATTTCCAATCTGATTAGGTTCCCAATTTTGATAAAGTCGCTTTACATTCAAAAAATCATAATAATAACCAGCAGCAGGAACAATATAAAGTGAGCCATCTGGTGTACTGATTTGATCATAACCCAAGCGAACCATTTCTTTAGGTTCAGCATAACCATTGTACCAAGCATTCATGGTTACTCCATCAGCACTAACTGGTGTATTTCCTTGAGCATGTGTTAATGCACCCCATAGCCTTACCTTTTTGCCAAAACTCTGCACAAAACGGATATAATGATCGGTAAATGCCCTAAAACTTTCTGCTTCTTTCTTCGAATACTCATCTGTACCAATATGTACTTCTGGATCTACAAACACTGGATCTTTGCCGACTATATATTCTTTAAAAACATTGTCTATGATCTCATAGGTTTTAGGATTATTGATATCCAAGTGATCCATTCCATACGCCTTACTTCCAATTTCAGGAAAGGCTTTGGTAAAAGCTAAGGAGTGTGCAGGCACATCAATTTCAGGTATAATTCGAATCCCATACAATTGTCCTGTTAATTGTAATTCTTTAAATTCCGCTTTGGTATAATGTCCATCTTTTGCTGTTAATTGAGGATATGTAGTACTTTCCAATCTAAAAGCGGAATAGGTTTTATTCCAATCACCTTCAAAAAATTGCTTAAAACCATTATCGTTTAAATGAATATGAAAATCGCCCATTTTATAATAGGCCATCATTTTCACGTAGTGTTTTAGAAAATCTAGGGTAAAAAATTTACGACCAACATCAAGCACCAATCCCCTTACCTCATATTTAGGATAATCACGTGCCTTACCCTTAACAATTTGATGATGAGTTGGATCTTGCTCTAACAATTGCAAAACAGTTCTAGTAGCCCAAAAAGTACCTTTATAATAAGGAGCCTTAATATGTATGGCTTGATCAATAGCCATGGCATAACCTTCATTTCCCAAGTTTTTCTGCGTTGCATCAATGGCAAGAACTATATCTCCAGCTTTTGCCTTACCATTAGCAATACTTAATGAAGGATAACCTGTTAATTGTTTAAGTTCTTTAAGAAAGATCTTTGCTGCAGGCATTAAAAGTTTTTCAGCATCGGCACTAATGATGATCCTGCTATTTGGCAATAATTTAAAATGACCATTGCCACCATTCCACTCTTGTAAAGATGGAATTACAAAAGGCTGCTTGTTTACACCTGATTGCTTACGAAACTGGCCTTCTACCTTTATGCCTTGTTGAAATTCATAAGCTTTGTTATTTTGGATATTTCTTAACTTAAGCACCAACTGAACTTCACAATCAACCAAGGGCTGATAAATTTTTCCCTTTAAATCTATAACAGTTTTTCTACTTGAGCCATAAAGAAAAAGTTCATAGCCTTCAATAGGTTTTGGAAGCACTAATTGTTGTATACCTTGTGTTACTTTATCTGAAAAAGATAGTCTGGCAATTACCGATTTAAAAGCTGTTGAGTCGGCGGCATCTAGTTTTAATTCCTCTATTGACTTTGTTTGTTGAGCTTTGCTAAACTGAAAATTCAATAAGATCATACTGGCTATAAGCCATTTAATTTTCAAAGACATTTGATGTTTTTTTTAGGATCGTGATTTGGTTTGATCTAAACTATCAATATTTAACATAAAGGAAGATATTAACACAACACAAACGTTTGAGATGGAAGTATTTTCGTCATCCGATGGGTATAAAGCATACTGCAAATCTCATTGGTTGACTATATGAAAGCTACCATTAGTCATCCGATGAAACCGGAATAACTGTCTATATTCATCGGATGACAGTTAACTATTCACTAATGTAATCTTCGATGTATTTTTCCCAATTAACACCAAATGGTATAATAACAAATTTCCCTTGCGGACTAATCAAAAATTTCGATGGCCAAGAAGAAACTTGGTAATTGGTTTCAATCACATTATCAGACATCACCACTGGGAAATTATATTTAAATTCTTTCATGTATGCTTTTACGGCTGGCTCATTATCTCTACTTGCAATTGTTATCACATTAAGCTTTGGTAACTTTCCATTTTGAGTTTTTAGATATACCTTTTGCAAATCAGGATGCTCTGCTCTACAAGGTCCACACCAAGTTCCCCAAAAATCTACCAATGTCCATTGATTTTTCTGATTACCAAGTTTGTAGGGAGTTCCATCTAATTGAAGTAGCGCAAATGAAGGAGCAGTTTTAAAGTTAGCATTGAATTGACTTAGCCATAAGTCATTAAATTTAGCTTGATCTTTATAAAGTGCCTTTGCTTTTGCCTTGAAGGATGGGTCATTCATAGACAATGCCATAACGGTCTTAAATTTCTCTTCATCATTAGCTAATGTTGCTAAATAATCATCAGCAAAGGAATCTTTTTCTTCCCCCAATAAGAAGATCATATCATAGAAATAAGCACTTTTAACCGTTTTATCCATTAAATCAGGACTGAATTGATTGGCTAACTTTAAGAAGGTCATTTTCTCCGTCTTATCTTGGGTTTTTTGAGCAGCAATAAAGTTCGTATAAGCGAACATATACCTATACCAAGCCCTGATTTCTTTAGTTGACCTTTTAAGGTCATTTGGATCTAATTCCTTTTGATTTTGTTGAAGGTTACTATAAATTAACTTAAAAATCTTATCGCCTGTTGACTTTAGTGCTGCATTACCAACCATTAATTTAGCAAGGAGTAAACCATATCTTGCTTTTCTTTCCGCGTAAAAATCGGTTTGACTTGTTAAATAGGTCAAGTACTCGTTACCAATTGCCAATAATTTGGCAGGGTCTTTCTGATTGTCTTGCGCTTCTACCCATTTAGCTACCACAAATCTGTTATTTTTTAAAAATGGGGTAGCATCATTTCCAATTTTTTTCAATATGACACGAGCATTCATTTTTTCTTCATTCATTAAAGCAAACACCGAATCTATGGTCATGTTCATCTTTTTGATATGGGCTAAAAATGATGTATCGGTTCTCATCTTTTCTTGGACAGCGCTTAGGAAAGACTGAGCGAAGCTATTGTGAAACAAGTCTACTGCCATTGATGGATTGCTTGCAGCCAATTTCTGCATATAATATACTGCAGAGTCTGGTTGTTTAGCTTTAGTTCTTTGAAAACTGTTAAAGTAATTTATCTCATCACGAACGTTTTGGGCTAAAATAGAAAAGGATGATAATAGTAGTAAAATAAAAACCGATAGTTTTTTCATAAGGATGTTAGGTTTAAGCCTTGAAATTAACAAAACATTTAGAATTACCATCCTTAAATGTTTTAATCGATATATTTTGTCTTAATCGACCATTAAAATTGGCGCAATCGCACTGAAATAACATTTCCTTATTAGCGACCTTGTCTTAACAAAAACAATGTAGAAGATAAGTAGTTATAATATTAAAGGATATAAGACCATGAGAAAAATAATCGTGTTATCAATGATTACATTAGATGGAGTAATGCAAGCCCCAGGTGGCCCTGAAGAAGATACCTCAGGTGACTTTAAATACGGTGGTTGGGTTGCACCATTTGGCGATGAAGATTCTAATCAAATCATGCAAAGATTAATGAAGCCAGCAGACATTTTATTAGGCAGAAAAACATTTCAAATTTGGGAACCTTATTGGCCTAAGAATACTTCTTTTTGGCCTAGTATCAATGAGGTAACAAAATATGTAATGTCTACAACCATCACTCAATCTGATTGGGAAAATACCGTTTTCTTAAACAGTTTATCAGACATTAAGCAACTCAAAAACTCAAATGGTCCTGATATACAAGTTTGGGGTAGTGCCGAACTGATCCAGCTCTTACTTCAGAATGATTTAGTTGATGAACTTTGGTTAATGATTCATCCTATAACATTGGGTAAAGGCAAAAAATTATTTACCGACGGACCAATTCCCGCAGCATTTACTTTGGTAGAGAGCACCGTTACGCCTAGTGGAGTAATTTTTGTGAATTACAAACGAGCTGGAGAAGTAAAAACAGGTAATGCTGGAGCTTAGAAAGATTCTATTAAAACATTGCAAAACAAGGTCAATATTTTAACAAACCTTGTTTCACAACTCAACAATTAACAAATTTAAATTAAAAGGTATTGATGTTCTACCTTAATTTAGCATACCTCAGCAATGCTTCCATAAAGTAATAATCAGCATAAACTAGAGGTACATCAATTTCAGTTTTATGAGGTAAACTACCGACACTATGCTTTAATATAAATCCAGCATTTGTTCCTGTTTTTGCCAAATATTCGTCGCTAGATAATGATTTGAGCATT
The sequence above is drawn from the Pedobacter frigiditerrae genome and encodes:
- a CDS encoding glycosyl hydrolase family 95 catalytic domain-containing protein; protein product: MKNFSSLTFVLLLLSVIAAKADTGNKNKLWYQQPAEKWEREALPIGNGRIGAMLYGGIKTERIQFNEQSLWSGDNNWDGEYQTGDRGFGSYRNFGEFIINFDQVDAVKDYRRELNVSTGIHTTTFELNGVTYTREAFASYPDQVMVFRYTASKKGALSGKVSMLSAQGAISTSSVDGLSFIGEMPNQLTYAAKLKLVQSGGAVNIEGNIISFKNCNSIIFYLDARTNYKPSYISGWRGEDPMPRIDKELTAANQLSYTKLLSRHIKDISKLTDAAIINIGETVQEQLALPIDLRLKKYASGVKDPDLEELLFQYGRYLLVSSSRPGGLPANLQGLWNNSNKPAWASDYHNNINIQMNYWAAESTNLSQCHVPLIDFIVAAQEPNRIATRKAFGENTRGWTARTSQSIFGGNGWEWNIPASAWYAQHLFEHWDFTRDKSYLQNTAYPILKELCQFWEDRLKLTKDRTLMVPNGWSPEHGPREDGVMHDQQIVWDLFQNYLLAAKELGVDAVYQKKVAEMQKKLAPNKIGKWGQLQEWQEDRDDPDDQHRHTSQLFAVYPGRQISKTNTPDFANAAIISLRSRSGNYGKNINTPFTVESTVGDSRRSWTWPWRAALWARLGDGEKAGMMIRGLLTYNTLPNLFANHPPFQLDGNFGISAAMAEMLLQSHAGEIHLLPSIPEAWAKAGEFNGLKARGGFTVNCKWLDGKVVSYQIYSKKPEKVKLRVNGELKEILSAKLN
- a CDS encoding dihydrofolate reductase family protein translates to MRKIIVLSMITLDGVMQAPGGPEEDTSGDFKYGGWVAPFGDEDSNQIMQRLMKPADILLGRKTFQIWEPYWPKNTSFWPSINEVTKYVMSTTITQSDWENTVFLNSLSDIKQLKNSNGPDIQVWGSAELIQLLLQNDLVDELWLMIHPITLGKGKKLFTDGPIPAAFTLVESTVTPSGVIFVNYKRAGEVKTGNAGA
- a CDS encoding TlpA disulfide reductase family protein, with amino-acid sequence MKKLSVFILLLLSSFSILAQNVRDEINYFNSFQRTKAKQPDSAVYYMQKLAASNPSMAVDLFHNSFAQSFLSAVQEKMRTDTSFLAHIKKMNMTIDSVFALMNEEKMNARVILKKIGNDATPFLKNNRFVVAKWVEAQDNQKDPAKLLAIGNEYLTYLTSQTDFYAERKARYGLLLAKLMVGNAALKSTGDKIFKLIYSNLQQNQKELDPNDLKRSTKEIRAWYRYMFAYTNFIAAQKTQDKTEKMTFLKLANQFSPDLMDKTVKSAYFYDMIFLLGEEKDSFADDYLATLANDEEKFKTVMALSMNDPSFKAKAKALYKDQAKFNDLWLSQFNANFKTAPSFALLQLDGTPYKLGNQKNQWTLVDFWGTWCGPCRAEHPDLQKVYLKTQNGKLPKLNVITIASRDNEPAVKAYMKEFKYNFPVVMSDNVIETNYQVSSWPSKFLISPQGKFVIIPFGVNWEKYIEDYISE
- a CDS encoding family 20 glycosylhydrolase, with protein sequence MSLKIKWLIASMILLNFQFSKAQQTKSIEELKLDAADSTAFKSVIARLSFSDKVTQGIQQLVLPKPIEGYELFLYGSSRKTVIDLKGKIYQPLVDCEVQLVLKLRNIQNNKAYEFQQGIKVEGQFRKQSGVNKQPFVIPSLQEWNGGNGHFKLLPNSRIIISADAEKLLMPAAKIFLKELKQLTGYPSLSIANGKAKAGDIVLAIDATQKNLGNEGYAMAIDQAIHIKAPYYKGTFWATRTVLQLLEQDPTHHQIVKGKARDYPKYEVRGLVLDVGRKFFTLDFLKHYVKMMAYYKMGDFHIHLNDNGFKQFFEGDWNKTYSAFRLESTTYPQLTAKDGHYTKAEFKELQLTGQLYGIRIIPEIDVPAHSLAFTKAFPEIGSKAYGMDHLDINNPKTYEIIDNVFKEYIVGKDPVFVDPEVHIGTDEYSKKEAESFRAFTDHYIRFVQSFGKKVRLWGALTHAQGNTPVSADGVTMNAWYNGYAEPKEMVRLGYDQISTPDGSLYIVPAAGYYYDFLNVKRLYQNWEPNQIGNVSFLMGHPKIRGGMFAVWNDHVGNGITMKDVHQRVFPAMQVLAEKMWAGKTAQSDWNNFAKNSINIGEGPGLNMRAIVPSATADSLVLKKDLLDKSAKSIQLPLKEIGYPYSVAFTLQPAMGSNADVTLFQSENARVFLLKSDGLRLGFSRENYTDLFDFVFEQDKAYKVVITGNEKGTWLYVDGKLVQKMEGKKLSFVNTKDTMNRIQTLVFPLSELGDAKNGVYGLVSELKVYNKRLNEQLITDLSATH